Below is a genomic region from Melanotaenia boesemani isolate fMelBoe1 chromosome 19, fMelBoe1.pri, whole genome shotgun sequence.
ACCACGTTGGCTAGATAGGTAACTAGGTAACTTACCTTTTCCAACTTAGAAAAGGTAAGTTACTTGTGATAAAAAGAGGAATACACAGCAGTGtctcatttttaatgttatacAGCAATCTTCATTTCAGCATCTTATTTAAACCAAACTCAGAACTCCTTGCATTTTCTCTTATTAATGCAATTTTTTTAGATACACACCAACTCTGGAATCCGTCTtttttttagtcaaataatGATGTTCACATTTTCTACACTTTTTTTGTCACACTGCGAAGTTAGGCATTTAAAGAACAATCCTTTAATCGTGTTtctatttattcaaataatttacatttctgTACTCTCTTCAAACCGACAGAACAAGTGAAAgggttaaataaacaaattcacATTCCTTTAAACTGATGCATTATTGACAGGAGATGTTCGCTGCGTTTCTGGATGCGGCTTTGCTCCTCCTTCAGTCTCTCTTGTTCCTGCAACACCTCTTCCTGAGGATAAAAACCCATTACTGTGTTCATTCACATCCCAATGCAAAGTCTTTAGCTGAATAAGCtactgtgtacacacacacacacactgatccCTGTGgttgaaataaactgaaaagccagaaaatgtattttgttcACTCACTCTCATTCTGCACAGCTCCCTCCTCTCTCTATCATTTTCCTCAGCCCTGGCACGAAGCCATGCCTCATTTTGAGTGCGATGCTTGTCCAGCATCTCCTGCAACTCCTGATACACAATCACAAATATGTCTCAGGTCCAAAGATGACCATGTTCAAAGGAGCACACCACGTTTATGCAATATAATGTCCAGGTGAAGAACATTTACATCATGCATGTTTATACTATATCAGTCATACAGACATATGATACTATGATGCTCCTTTTATTTATGGTGCATACAGCTTATGTGTTTGGCTAAATTCAGTCTGCTTTTGTTGCTTCAAGATTGGGTTCCTTTTCATCATATTTAGGACAGCCCATTAATGATTTACGGATGCTGAATGTTAGTTTAGGTTAAATTTGATCTGGGTCCTAGATTGTTAGAGTTAGAAGATTAGATTTTAGGTCTTAGattacctaaaaaaaataaacaaatgtaaagATATTTTTAGTTTAAAGTTGTCACGATTCAGTTTGGATTGGGGATTGTCTAGATTATAATAGTTTATAGGTTTTTCAATTAGATAAAGTTAAtttagaatatattttaaattcttgttcagggctccagactgcgaccaaatggtcacattttgcgactaaaatatgagacagtgcgagtgaatttttcatctactctacAATGGCGACCGATACATTtgccggtctttttcttgtcgtagttataatttatttagtcgttaaaaaaattctgctcccctcttctgcccagtagttcacagtaataaCAAATTATCTGCTGGTTTTTCTATTCAAATTAACTTTATTAGGGGAAAAGTAGacaaacaccaacgaagaagacgacagccaatgtgtgtgAGCGGgacgaacgaccactgtgattggctaatgtgtgaaaagaggcgggtcttgagGGAATTGATTATTCCTCAGTTTTGCCAATTTAGCGACTTTGCCGCTGTCTTTAGCGTGTTTTCAGACCCTCTAGtgacttctttttaaaaagcgaCTAAGGACAAATCTAGCGagttttctggtgttattggagacttttggagacggaCGTGAATGAAGGTAGTTTATCTTCCCAACGAGgagcggtgctgtgcagaccctctcatacgaggcttggtcttcttacagcagcagcagctgcattcagacgacgttcacctctgtttcatgaccaggctgaaaacgtaaaagctgctgctggaggatcctgctggcTTACCGTCACAGTAACGTCCTTTattgaagagtgtggacaaaaatgtttaaaaagttaaaagtgttgtgaaatgttaaaGACTCCTAATTAACAAACCAAAGtacacttaaaaaactgaaccaaaaaataaagtattgacaaatttattattttatttattatgtattttatttaatttttgctgttacaaacattttttttaaatcgctACCATTACATCCTATGGCAGcgtccattacaactatatgtaccaggctgatgataccaattagcgacttctaggacagccaatagctgctgttcttactgaggagtgggaacagtggctggaggagcatcagtccctgaagctgtttattaccaggaactacatggaccagtcgtaCCATGTCCTGGGGGGATGATGGGGACAAAGATGTCGTTCTGCTTCAACTACAAAGAGAATCAagtcaaatctgatttgattcgACAAGTtttatgtctacttgttttgtattagtgcgtccagtaagatgtgttttttaatgttattgttaAATAGTAAATGGCTTGTACTTaaatagcgcttttatccaaagcgctttacatatagGGGAGACCAGGGATGGTTGTAACATTTTTTGCTGCAACACCTGTAACTCATTGAATTTTTGAGCTACAGTTCTCAAACTTTGATATGAAATACCCATATTTCTTCACTACAAAATGCACCAATTCAAAAATCTGCAAGAACATCACAGACATCGTATGTTAATGTCAAACACATGGTTGTCCTTTGTTACAACCTACCCCACTACCGGGTATGGTTGTAACACATACTGGGGAGGGTTGTAACAACTGGACAAAAGAAGCCTAAACAGATGCCACACCGTATAATATGCttcaaaaatggatttattgaaaagaaaaaaaaaagatcccaaACAAAATCTTTTCTCTTTAACTGACTACAGCTCAAACATTCAATGTTCAATGTTTAACTTGAATTAATGTGACTTTGTGTTTGAATAAGCCTACTTGAACAAACTTTCATAACAGGACTATGGCTGCTTAATGACAACTCTGCACTTATGTAAAAAGATTCAGGTCTGATATTGAGCTTACATACTTTttgcatataaaaaacaaagaaaaaagaaaacagggctAGTTTGTACATATTTAGTTTGACTATGTTCTTAATCTTAATCACAATATTGACAAATGAAAGTTGGTAACCCTGGAGTACGAGCTTGGTGGCCCCATAGACTACATTGGGTACATTTTACCCAAACTTCCTTTGGCCTTGAGCTGCAAGATGGCTCCATGTAGATAATACAAATATTCCCATCATCCAAGGTCTCAGAATCTTCAGCATTGCCTTTCAgcgtttttcatgtttttattcatgcttttttttttttttttttttaaaaagccaccacacatctctctttcttttttccattgcctagatatgatttaaaaataataaaataataaaaaaaaaaacttaattttatggGATGGTTGTAACACTGTTAACATAAATGTTACAACCCACCCCAACCCTGTCAGCCAATGTTTAGGTAGCTGTGTTAGCATAGTAATTTGAAATTAGCAAGGGGGGAATGCATCACATTTTGCCTAAAAGACAGCTTTTTCATTTACTGTAAGTCatatggttttgttttaagttgcATAAGTACTAAACTAAATTAagtgttggtaaaaaaaattactttcttatcccaaaatcagtttttagtcaataaaatcagcatgcatgtgttttcaGCCTTGTTCACTGCCATGTGAGATTGAGAAGGAAGTGGGCAAACACTGGAATGATCTTCTGACTCCTGTCTCATTCTTGATTGGTGAAAATAGTGGCGTTTCAACTCTCCCCATGTTACAACCATCCCCGGTCTCCCctacgtcacattcacacacacactgatggcggagcaagtaggggttcggtgtcttgctcagggacacctcgacataagctccgggccgggatcgaaccggcaacccttaggttacaggacgaccactctacccattgAGCCATGCCTGTGTGAATGTAATGTacaatgtgaattgtaaacatagtaatttctgaatttattgttcaagtatttataactaatacagtgaaaatgagcgcaaatgtgaatgtttgctaTGAAAGGCGGTTTCAGTGTGCACCCTTAAATCTTCTGtttgcgctcctaaaaatttaagttaggggccgcTGTGCTcctcataaaaaaaagttagtctggagccgtGTTGTTTTACGTTGAATAGCTTTAGATTTAAAGGTTGCCAATATTCAGTTTGTCAAGATTAATTTTAGAGGAAGCCCAGATTAGATCATCATACATTTAGATGTAGTCTAGATAAAATTagattcaatttttttttttgtagagatTTTAGAAAATCTGACGATAGCAAAACGATTTACATCTTTTATATATCTTGGTTTGATTGGTTGAGACTAGATGAATTAAGATCATACTAAacctgctgttgttgttgttgctgaactTCATGAAGGTCTTTGTCTCTttgaagagcagcagcagctttggaTAACTCTGATTTCtctctggaaaaaacaaaataaaaaaagaacaattcaTCGTAAAAACTTAAGCTCTGGGGTTGAAGGTGGGACAGGAAAATTTACCGATCCAGTTTCTGGAACTCCTGTTCCAGAAGTGTGAAGGCTGTCTGGATCATTTTCATTGCCTGGTCTCTTATTGCACTGAAGTGGACAAACCCCTGCAGCAGGAAATGTGAGATGATCACTTGGGACCGAACCTCTTGATTTCTTTTTCCCTACCTGTGATCCAGACTGCATGCATCACCTGTACATCAGCTGCTCTGCTTCTGGGTTGGGTGGATGGAACAGACTCACTTAGTTCATATCGAACGTTGGGAACTTTTGTGGGAGTGAAGCTGTGAAGAGTTAAAACCAGAATGAAGCTacagttttaaatgataaatggcctgtatttattttataaaacagagATGAGACTTCACCAGAGGCTAAAACTAGATGCACACGGGCACAAACGcacataaatgtaaaacataagcTTTGGTGTAAAGTTGCTGACCTGTGACTGATGCCCTGGAGACCAAACTCTGACAGAATCTCCTTCATTactaatgaggaaaaaaaagataagatgaggatcagcaggtaatcTTCACACCCCTGAAAAGCACGAATCTGTCCCTTTGCAGGGGATTGAAGTAATATGTAATCAGAAATTCTGTCTGAAACTGAAATCTACACAATTAAGCCCACATCCCTTTTTGGTGGGTGCAGATGTCTAAACAAAACCTGCTTTTACCCTGTAGGGAGCGTTAGGAGCCACTGATTTTACCcagaaaatccagtttttattgttttcatcacaattatgAACATCgcaacaaatatatttttattatatttattattattatgtaccTGGTTGCCTCTCAGATGGGTTAATGAGCTTCATCACCTTCAAGTCATTAAAATCCTGCTCGTCATTCTGTCCTCCAAATACATACAGCTGTGGACCAAAACAGCACAAAACTTTAATCTATTTTACCACGTTATAACAGATAAATGAAATGACAAAGGACTCCGTGTTCGGCTGACATGGCTGTGGAGGATGAAGGCGATGTGTTCATGGCGACAGCTTGGAGGAATCCCCACATACAAAGGGACTTTCCACTTCATCTTTGCTGGGGGGCACAGTGAATTTAGCTACTTTATTTGCTTTCTTTAACGtgataaactgtaaatattctTAAACAATTCGTGGCTTACCAATACTGAGTTTGTAGATTTCATTTGACAATGTCACTGAGTCAtcctcatttttccttttacctCCAAAAAGGTAGATGTCCTGTGTAGAGTTAAAAAGAGGACCATGACACTCTCATTATTAAATTTACACTTTCTagaaattttatattaatattcttTTAATTTGACATGGAAAAACGTGTGAGAATGTTGTCTAAACAACACTACATTCAGAATGTTTGCAGGGGAGGAGCATAGTGAGTAGACGTGTCTCCCTCGGCTCCTGCAAAAATCTATCAAATTTATACTTTTTGGGACCTCATTACTGTGTGAATGTCACTCGAAATACACACCACATGTTTTACGACTTACGAGCTGATGAATGTCTTCAAAACCGTCGTTATTTGATCTAAGTACTGTCACAGTttcagtcaatatttttttaatagtattttTATCAGGATTAAGGGCCATTACAGTTTCACTAATGAGAAATTTTgttaaatgtcatttaacacagAGCTTTATCAAAGATACTCATCATTTGATTATGTCTGGGGATTACAGCCAGATGGGTTTCTGGTGgatctttataaaaaaaatttaaagataaaCTTGCCCCTCTTGTCCTCTCAGTGAAGTACTGGAGAATAATACTCTTTCACCCACGCCTCATCAGGCATCTATTACCCTACTTTCAAATGAGAATAAGGATCCTCCATACTGCTTATCTTACAGACCAATCAGCCTGACAAACTGCGACAGTAAAGTGTTCTCAAAGGCCGTTGCACTCAGGCTGGAAACAGTTCTTCCTCACATCATTTCAGAGGACCAGTCTGGGTTTATCCAGGGCAAACTATTTTAATTTGAGACGATTGTTTAATATCATTTACACTGAATCTAGCACTCCATCCCCAGAAGCAGTAACATCACTTGACGCCGAAAAGGCATTTGATTGGGTTGAATGGGAAAATACACTCCACAGGTTTGGTTTGGATTTGGCCCAAACTTCATTCATCATATTAAGCTCATTTATAATCGACCCAACTGTCAGTCTTTACCAACGGCATCTCATCGGAGTGTTTTCCTCTGCCATAGCCCTCAGATGAATAATAGCAGACCCTTGTATGCGTGTGGGTCACGTGACTAAAAAGCTATTGAactttgaaatattaaaaaaaatcatatagcATGAGAttgaaaatgaaatggaaataaagGCTGTGCAACATGTAGCCATACTAGGTGATCAATCAAGTAGTGATTTGAGGTGTGTAGGTTACATGACTAAAAAGCTATTGTGAActttaaaatactgaaatattcataaaaaatagCATGAGGTTGCTGCAACATTCACAGATAGATGTTGAAAAGTTTAGAATCATTGTGACATTTATAGTTTAGGTGGTTGAGtagatattgtttattttaatactgCTATCTGTAATTTGCTGACGGTCCCCAACTACCCGCCGGTAGCCAAGACTGTTGCGTCGTGTCTCTCACCCCGTGACAAAACGGCATAGGGTCTGCAAAATATGACGAGACTGGGTCTCCAAATATCTGTTGAATATCAAACTTCAAACTAACTAATATGGtattggaaacaactttatattgTTGCATTACCGCTGCCGAACGGTGCCTGAAACTGACGTTGGCTCATGGGTGTGAACAATGAaattagcactgcccactaatGGAGGAATTGACtgaacaaccatggcaacgcaaaacactcgtggaagtatgaggacggcaaTGTATGACTagagctgtgtcccaattcagggtctgcagaCTTCtgagtgcgcagactacgtaggctacagagtgtcctctgtaggctacacacttcgaagtctgcttaacgttcgtgaaatgggacagcctacctagtcaacaagaattacccatagcaacaacacaataaattatttataggacacttcagtggatGCTGAACACCGaccggcaacaccgacagtaaaaaatagggtgtttgtttgttttcagtagcgTGCCATGTTGATTCTGCTAAGTCTCATCAAGTCTCGCTTTACAGCATTCTCAGGCCCCAACAGAGACAAGGTTTGCTTGGGTAGCTTGCACTGTTTTTAATCACTCAAACCAAAACACTGATTAACTGACATATGACAGGGTGATCTTGTACACAAGTTACAAACCTTCGGCAGTAGTTgcccatttatttttttctttttgttttctgtttaaagagGCATTTAAAGAATTATACACATTTTTTCGACTGCTCCTTAAAAATCTTCCTCCAGCTTCACCTCATTACCGCTCCAAAAGTCGAAGGCCTCACACAAAGTCCTTACTCGAGCAATCTTTCCTTCAGGTAACCTAAAGAAATGTGTGTTGATTTTATCATTGATCCATTTGCAAAATTGAATCTCATGAAGAAAAGCTTCACACAATCCAATGACCCTGTGTTCAGACACATAAAGAGAGCAATTTTCCAAAGCTCCCTGGACGGCTGGGATGAAAAGTGTATTATagagtccatccatccatccatccatccattttcttccgcttatccggagtcagggtcacgggggcagcttcctaaacagggaaacccagactttcctctccccggccacattcaccagctcatctggagggatcccgaggcattcccaggctagccaagagatgtagtccatccagcatgtcctagGTCCTCCCCGGGGCccctttccggtgggacgtgcccggaacacctcaccagggaggtgtccaggaggcatcctaaccagatgcccgagccacctcatctggttcctctcgatgtggaggagctgcggctctactctgagcccctcccagatcaccgagcttctcaccctatctctaagggaaagcccggccaccctgcggagaaaactcatttcagccgcttgtattcacgatctcgttctttcggtcactacccacagcttgtgaacaagaccccgagatacgtaaactcctccacttggggcaagaccctattgcagacccagagagagcactccacccttttccggctgaggaccatggtctcggccttggaggtgctgattctcatcccagccgcttcacactcggctgcgaattgctccagcgagagctgaagatcacggcccgatgaagccaacagaaccacatcatccgcaaagagcagagacccaatcctgaggccatcgaaccggatcccctcaacaccttggctgcgccTCGAAATTccgtccataaaagttatgaacagaatcagtgacaaagggcagccttggtggagtccaacccccactggaaacgattctgatttactgccggcaatgcggaccaagctctgacactggtcgtacagggaccggacagctcgtacaagcgagtccggcactccatactcccggagtaccccccacaggagtccccggggaacacggtcaaatgccttcttcaaatccacaaaacacatgtagattggttgagcaaactcccatgccccctcaaagaccctgaagagggtgtagagctggtccactgttccacgatcgggacgaaaaccacactgctcctcttcaatccgaggttcgacaatctgacagaccctcctctccagcccccctgaatagaccttaccggggaggctgaggagtgtgatccccctgtagttggagcacaccctccaaccaccaccccagtctgccagtccaggggtactgtccccgatgtccacgcgatgctgcagaggcgtgccaaccaagacagccctacagcatccagagccttaaggaactctaagcggacctcatccacccctggggccttgccaccgaggagctttttaaccacctcagcaacctcagcccc
It encodes:
- the zmp:0000001301 gene encoding acyl-CoA-binding domain-containing protein 6 isoform X1 codes for the protein MALASGHWIEKEVTGEAPSPRHGHALTVAGNVAFLFGGACTINQEDSPVYFSDFFMLTVTPDDMTWEEIPQSGEVPSAREGHTLCVVKGKLYLFGGASSPEATECLPGVYSFDIVSLTWECLATRGLALRALRNSSVAIGDNIYVYGGLLKGSPTDDLMVFNTVSLIWTPVKTSGSVPPALWGQSFALAGDQVFMFGGYRTGGEFCKDLYVFNSANLLWQKWEVKGDSPAACSGQTLTAHHDKDIYLFGGKRKNEDDSVTLSNEIYKLSIAKMKWKVPLYVGIPPSCRHEHIAFILHSHLYVFGGQNDEQDFNDLKVMKLINPSERQPVMKEILSEFGLQGISHSFTPTKVPNVRYELSESVPSTQPRSRAADVQGFVHFSAIRDQAMKMIQTAFTLLEQEFQKLDREKSELSKAAAALQRDKDLHEVQQQQQQQELQEMLDKHRTQNEAWLRARAEENDRERRELCRMREEVLQEQERLKEEQSRIQKRSEHLLSIMHQFKGM
- the zmp:0000001301 gene encoding rab9 effector protein with kelch motifs isoform X3, with translation MTWEEIPQSGEVPSAREGHTLCVVKGKLYLFGGASSPEATECLPGVYSFDIVSLTWECLATRGLALRALRNSSVAIGDNIYVYGGLLKGSPTDDLMVFNTVSLIWTPVKTSGSVPPALWGQSFALAGDQVFMFGGYRTGGEFCKDLYVFNSANLLWQKWEVKGDSPAACSGQTLTAHHDKDIYLFGGKRKNEDDSVTLSNEIYKLSIAKMKWKVPLYVGIPPSCRHEHIAFILHSHLYVFGGQNDEQDFNDLKVMKLINPSERQPVMKEILSEFGLQGISHSFTPTKVPNVRYELSESVPSTQPRSRAADVQGFVHFSAIRDQAMKMIQTAFTLLEQEFQKLDREKSELSKAAAALQRDKDLHEVQQQQQQQELQEMLDKHRTQNEAWLRARAEENDRERRELCRMREEVLQEQERLKEEQSRIQKRSEHLLSIMHQFKGM